One Papaver somniferum cultivar HN1 chromosome 10, ASM357369v1, whole genome shotgun sequence genomic window carries:
- the LOC113316576 gene encoding aspartic proteinase CDR1-like: protein MTTPSRFSLVFILLSVLVHADANGGFSVHLIHRDFSPNSPYYNSLETHHDRVQTAIRRSISRTNGAVKKSSSSVASFPSNANQNGNITTTLNAIGGDYLMNISIGTPPRQLLVSTDTGSSITWVQCKPCQDCYEQNEPLFDPKESSSYKNIHCMTPVCFKLGKSMACENKLCKYDIGYGDKSSSTGHLAFETLTFDSTSGRPVKIPQFAVGCGHSNEGFKDVYSNGMVGLGTGKLSLISQLGAKIDSKFSYCLVDADIGSSKFNFGSPADITGKDVVSTPFITVEEGLYYLTLQAVSVNDKRIPFKSKEETDGQEGNIAIDSGTTLTLLPEEMYSDIVSEVKKATNSEGFISSETGLLCFKSDKNTKFPSITFHFMGADIKLQDGNSFLSTPDGVCLTCHSAGDGYVLYGNLAQMDFLVEYDLKDKKVSFKPTDCSKNN from the coding sequence ATGACCACACCAAGTCGTTTCTCACTTGTTTTCATTCTTCTTTCGGTTTTAGTTCATGCGGATGCTAATGGTGGTTTTAGTGTTCATCTAATCCATCgtgatttctcacctaattcaccaTATTACAATTCTCTGGAGACACATCATGATCGAGTTCAGACTGCTATTCGTCGTTCGATTAGTCGCACTAATGGCGCAGTCAAAAAATCATCATCGTCAGTGGCATCATTCCCTTCTAATGCTAATCAAAATGGTAATATAACAACCACTCTAAATGCAATTGGTGGTGATTACTTAATGAATATATCTATTGGAACACCTCCTCGTCAGCTACTTGTTTCTACTGATACTGGTAGTAGTATTACATGGGTGCAATGTAAGCCATGTCAAGATTGTTATGAGCAAAATGAACCACTCTTTGATCCAAAAGAATCGTCATCTTACAAAAATATTCATTGTATGACACCAGTATGTTTCAAACTAGGTAAATCTATGGCTTGTGAAAATAAATTATGTAAATATGATATTGGGTACGGAGATAAGTCTTCCTCGACAGGTCACCTAGCATTTGAAACTCTTACATTTGATTCAACAAGTGGCAGACCGGTTAAAATTCCACAGTTTGCAGTAGGTTGTGGTCACAGCAATGAAGGTTTTAAAGATGTATATTCAAACGGTATGGTTGGCCTTGGTACTGGTAAACTTTCTTTGATTAGTCAGTTAGGTGCAAAGATTGATTCGAAATTCTCTTATTGTTTAGTAGATGCTGATATTGGTTCAAGTAAGTTCAATTTTGGTAGTCCTGCTGACATTACAGGAAAAGATGTTGTTTCAACTCCATTTATAACAGTAGAGGAAGGTCTATATTATCTAACACTTCAGGCTGTTAGTGTTAATGACAAAAGGATTCCATTCAAAAGCAAGGAAGAAACCGATGGACAAGAAGGTAACATCGCCATTGATTCAGGAACAACACTGACGCTTCTTCCAGAAGAAATGTATTCGGATATCGTATCCGAAGTTAAGAAAGCAACAAATAGTGAAGGTTTTATTAGTTCAGAAACAGGATTGTTATGTTTCAAGTCAGATAAAAATACAAAGTTTCCAAGCATTACATTCCATTTTATGGGTGCCGATATTAAACTCCAGGATGGAAATTCTTTTCTTTCTACCCCGGATGGTGTTTGTTTAACTTGCCATTCTGCAGGTGATGGTTATGTCCTCTATGGAAACTTAGCTCAGATGGATTTCCTCGTTGAATATGATCTCAAAGACAAGAAGGTTTCTTTCAAGCCAACTGATTGCAGCAAAAATAATTAG
- the LOC113317800 gene encoding sulfite exporter TauE/SafE family protein 3-like — translation MRFGWRIVVGSIIAFIASAFGSVGGVGGGGIYVPMLILVIGFDAKSSVPISKCMIMGTAASTVYCNLKRRHPTLEMPVIDYNLAVLIQPMLMLGISVGVALGGILADWMVTVLLIVLFSGTSVMMLFKGIQLWKKETIGKKVQEDAARIELNDVRSEEVEQNRQPSDNSNSVQKKTNKVPVLKNVYWKELGVLVFVWVAFLVMQILQIRTTTCSTVYWLLRSMQIPVSVGVTLYQAVFFHKGKKVLESMGEAGTELKVHQLILYCCLGVLAGMVGGLLGLGGGFILGPMFLQIGVPPQVASATASFAMMFSSSMSVIEFYLLKRFPIPYAAYFLAVAIVAAAAGQYVVRKLIIALGRASLIVFLLVTLFFVSAFLLGGVGISNMVRQIQHKEYMGFENLCHG, via the exons ATGAGATTTGGATGGCGAATAGTAGTTGGTTCAATTATTGCATTTATTGCATCAGCATTTGGGAGTGTAGGAGGAGTGGGTGGTGGTGGAATTTATGTTCCTATGCTTATTCTAGTTATTGGATTTGATGCGAAGTCCTCAGTCCCAATTTCAAAAT GTATGATAATGGGTACTGCTGCTTCAACTGTTTACTGCAACCTTAAGAGAAGGCATCCAACACTTGAAATGCCAGTAATCGATTACAATTTGGCGGTGCTTATACAACCGATGCTCATGTTGGGAATTAGTGTCGGTGTAGCTCTAGGTGGGATCCTTGCGGATTGGATGGTCACAGTTCTTCTAATTGTTCTTTTTAGTG GCACATCAGTTATGATGCTCTTCAAGGGCATACAGTTGTGGAAAAAGGAAACAATAGGAAAGAAG GTTCAGGAAGATGCTGCACGTATCGAATTAAATG ATGTTCGAAGTGAAGAAGTGGAACAGAATCGTCAACCAAGTGACAACAGCAATTCGGTTCAGAAAAAGACAAATAAG GTACCTGTTCTTAAGAATGTCTACTGGAAGGAACTTGGTGTTCTTGTCTTCGTCTGGGTCGCATTCCTTGTGATGCAAATCCTGCAG ATTCGTACAACTACCTGTTCAACAGTATACTGGCTGCTGAGATCAATGCAG ATCCCTGTTTCAGTAGGAGTTACTTTGTACCAGGCAGTTTTCTTTCACAAGGGAAAGAAGGTGCTAGAGTCTATGGGAGAAGCAGGTACAGAACTGAAAGTGCATCAGCTAATCCTTTATTGTTGTCTTGGTGTACTCGCTGGTATGGTTGGTGGGCTTCTAGGTCTTGGTGGAGGTTTCATTTTGGGTCCCATGTTCTTGCAGATTGGTGTACCTCCTCAG GTTGCTAGTGCCACGGCCTCCTTTGCCATGATGTTCTCCTCGTCTATGTCTGTCATAGAATTTTACCTTCTAAAGCGTTTTCCGATACCTTATG CTGCGTACTTTCTGGCGGTTGCAATTGTCGCCGCTGCAGCAGGGCAATATGTAGTAAGAAAGTTAATCATTGCACTAGGAAGGGCATCTCTCATTGTCTTCCTTCTAGTCACATTATTCTTTGTGAGCGCATTTCTACTAG GTGGGGTAGGAATATCCAACATGGTCAGACAGATTCAGCATAAGGAGTATATGGGATTTGAGAACTTGTGTCATGGCTAG
- the LOC113315982 gene encoding sulfite exporter TauE/SafE family protein 3-like, whose protein sequence is MPFQVPVLKNVYWKELGVLRLGRIPCDANPAGKCCLLFLADPCFGRSYFVPGSLHSQGKEGARVYGRSRYRIESLSANPLLFSWCTRGMVFGLLGIGGGFILGPMFLQIGVPLQVASATASFAMMFSSSMPVIKFYLLKRFPIPYAAYFLAVAIVAAAAGQYVVRKLIITLGSASLIVFLLVTLFFVSAFLLGGVGISNMVKQIQHKEYMGFENLCHA, encoded by the exons ATGCCTTTTCAG GTGCCTGTTCTTAAGAATGTCTACTGGAAGGAACTTGGTGTTCTTCGTCTGGGTCGCATTCCTTGTGATGCAAATCCTGCAG GTAAGTGTTGCCTTTTGTTTCTTGCAGATCCCTGTTTCGGTAGGAGTTACTTTGTACCAGGCAGTTTGCATTCACAAGGGAAAGAAGGTGCTAGAGTCTATGGGAGAAGCAGGTACAGAATTGAAAGTTTATCAGCTAATCCACTACTATTTTCTTGGTGTACTCGAGGTATGGTTTTTGGGCTTCTAGGCATTGGTGGAGGTTTCATTTTGGGTCCTATGTTCTTGCAGATTGGGGTACCTCTTCAG GTTGCTAGTGCCACGGCCTCCTTTGCCATGATGTTCTCCTCCTCTATGCCTGTTATAAAATTTTACCTTCTAAAGCGATTCCCAATACCTTATG CTGCGTACTTTCTAGCCGTTGCCATTGTTGCCGCTGCAGCAGGGCAATATGTAGTAAGAAAGTTAATTATTACACTAGGAAGCGCATCTCTCATTGTCTTCCTTCTAGTCACATTATTCTTTGTGAGTGCATTTTTACTAG GTGGGGTTGGAATATCCAACATGGTCAAACAGATTCAGCATAAGGAGTACATGGGATTTGAGAACTTGTGTCATGCCTAG